One genomic segment of Brachionichthys hirsutus isolate HB-005 chromosome 13, CSIRO-AGI_Bhir_v1, whole genome shotgun sequence includes these proteins:
- the paqr7a gene encoding progestin and adipoQ receptor family member VII, a, whose translation MATIVMERLGRMFISLQQIKEVPRMLTEAAPSMPGTVRDTDVPHFFRERYICSGYRPLNQGWRYYFLSLFQRHNETINVWSHLLAFLIFLVKLGQLTETVDFVADRHSWPLLVVILSSLIYSAISVTAHLLGGKSELCHYTFFFLDYIGVAQYQYGSALGHFYYAVDESLHRRVRGVFMPLAAVLSCLSCLGCCCGKYCNYSLPNWVRKLGQVIPAVLAYLWDSSPVTNRLLSWSAASDDPAMIYHFGQVALFLCCAFFFSFPVQERYFPGRCDFIGQSHQVFHVFVSCCTLCQIHATHLDFVGRRTLYAKLHGSDDAVLFVGQYVLTLAVCTLIAVFILSKVKQKLDLENKSK comes from the coding sequence ATGGCGACCATCGTAATGGAGCGACTTGGGCGAATGTTCATCAGTCTGCAGCAGATCAAGGAGGTTCCCCGGATGCTGACGGAGGCTGCTCCCTCCATGCCCGGCACTGTGAGGGACACCGACGTCCCTCACTTCTTCAGGGAACGCTACATCTGCAGCGGCTACCGGCCGCTCAACCAAGGCTGGCGTTACTACTTCCTGTCTTTATTCCAGCGCCACAATGAGACCATTAACGTCTGGAGTCACCTGCTGGCGTTTTTAATTTTTCTGGTTAAATTAGGGCAGCTGACTGAGACCGTGGACTTTGTCGCTGACCGCCATTCCTGGCCCCTGCTGGTCGTCATCCTGTCCTCCTTGATCTATTCTGCAATAAGCGTAACGGCTCATCTACTGGGTGGCAAGTCTGAACTGTGCCACTATACGTTCTTCTTTCTGGACTACATCGGAGTGGCGCAGTATCAGTATGGCAGCGCTTTAGGTCACTTTTACTATGCTGTGGACGAGAGCCTGCACAGACGCGTGCGCGGCGTCTTCATGCCCCTTGCCGCTGTCCTCAGTTGTCTATCTTGTCTGGGGTGCTGCTGTGGCAAATACTGCAACTACAGCTTACCGAATTGGGTACGCAAGCTGGGCCAGGTGATTCCCGCGGTGCTCGCGTATCTCTGGGACAGCAGCCCCGTGACTAACAGACTCCTGTCGTGGTCCGCAGCCAGCGACGACCCGGCCATGATCTATCACTTTGGCCAGGTGGCTCTATTTCTCTGCTgtgccttcttcttctccttccccGTGCAGGAGCGCTACTTTCCCGGTCGGTGCGATTTTATTGGACAGAGTCATCAGGTGTTTCATGTTTTCGTGTCTTGCTGCACGCTGTGTCAGATCCACGCCACGCACCTCGACTTTGTGGGCCGCAGGACGCTGTACGCGAAGCTGCACGGGAGCGACGACGCCGTCCTGTTCGTCGGACAGTATGTGCTGACGTTGGCCGTGTGCACGTTAATCGCTGTCTTCATTCTGAGCAAAGTTAAACAAAAGCTAGACTTGGAGAACAAGTCAAAGTAG